A stretch of DNA from Virgibacillus proomii:
GTGAATTTCAAAAACGATTTGATCAAACATGGTTTGACCCATATGGATTTGAAAACTCCTATACATTCACCGTTACTAGTGAGTTGGCAAAAGAAAAGAACTTAAAAAAGGTTTCTGATATTGAACCTTATGCAACTGACTTACGATTAGGGGTAGATAATGCTTGGCTTAATCGTGAAGGGGACGGCTATCAAGGCTTTATTAAAACATATGGCTTTGAATTCGGAAAAACGTATCCGATGCAAATTGGCCTTGTTTATCAAGCTGTAGCCAGCGGCGAAATGGATGTTGTTTTAGCCTATACAACGGATGGCCGAATTGAAGAATTTAATCTCGTAAACTTAGAAGATGATAAGAATTTTTTCCCGCCGTATGATGCTTCTCCAGTTGCGCGAAATGATCTATTGAAAAGCCACCCAGAAGTCCGTAAAGTTCTTGAATCGTTAGCTGGAAAAATTGATGAAGACACGATGAGATATATGAACTACGAAGCAGATGTGAAAATGAAAGAACCATATGTAGTCGCCAAGGAATTTCTTGAAAAAAACAATTACTTTGAAGATTAAGGAGAGAAGGTGATTTCTTGCAAACATTAACCGAGTTATGGAACTATTACGCACAAAACTACTCCTATGTATGGGAAGAGTTCTACCGGCACTTTCTAATGTCTGCCTACGGTGTTTTGTTTGCCGCCATTGCTGCTATTCCTGTTGGCATTTTCATCGCCAGACATGCGAAATTAAGCAAGTGGGTATTTTCTTTTACGAATATTATCCAAACAATTCCTGCTTTAGCTATGCTGGCAGTCCTCATGCTTGTCTTGGGACTGGGACCAAACACAGTGGTTGCTTCGTTATTTTTATATTCGCTTTTGCCAATTGTTCGTAATACGTATACTGGAATCCGTAATGTCGATCAAGCATTGATTGAGTCGGGGCGTGGCATGGGCATGACTAAATTTCAATTACTGCGCATGGTGGAATTACCACTTGCATTGTCTGTTATCATGGCTGGATTAAGAACAGCTTTAGTCATTAGTATCAGTATTGCAACGATTGGTGCTTTTATTGGTGGTGGCGGTTTAGGTAATATTATCATCCGTGGAACGAACGTATCTGACGGCACCGCAATTATCCTGGCAGGTGCCATCCCAACTGCATTAATGGCGGTTATTGCTGACTTAGGTATGGGTTGGTTAGAAAAACGGCTCACGCCGAGGTAGAATGAATTTTCCATTAGTAGGACTTTCTATCATCTCCCACTGATGGTTAGCACCACAAGGGTACCACCTATTGGACGAATCGGACATTTAGATGCCGTTATCTCCACTTAGACTTTTTTGTTCTCCTCAGGCTCCCTTAAATGGCAGTCTGAGAGGACCAGCTTACATGTGAAATAAAAGAAACTGTAGCCGTTTATAGCATAAAAAGCCCAAGATCAATCATGGGCTTTTTATATTTTATGTGCTATCCAATATAACAATCCACGAGGAAGACTATTATGACAAGCATTTTGTTAGAAAAAAATGTTCCTTGTACGATGCGAGATGGAACTACTTTATATGCAGACATCTATCGCCCAAACCAAGCAGGAGCTTTTGCCGTTCCTTTGGGTGTTTCAAATAGTGTTCTATTTTAATTAGATGATTCACCATTGTACCTCCTTTGGTAGCTCATCGTACAAGCCCTTAGATTACTCCTTGATAGATAAATCCTACTTATAGCACTAACACCTCTTTCACTTTTTTCTTACGATTTTTGCTTTCATATACTTTAGTTTTAATTTACAAACAATTGATAAAAAAGATAGACAAAACCATTCTGGGATGAGTCACAAACTACACCTAAGCTATTCACCCCGAACCAACAGTTGAAGTTGAGGTAGACAAAACTAAAGAGGGGTACATCAACTAATAATAGTACCCAACCAAAAACGAGCACATGATCAGGAATAGAGGATTTAGGAGACGATATATTTGCATGATATTTGGCGGAAAAATAATTTTGTTAAAAATGTAGAGCCGCTAAATTCCTTATCAGTTAAAGAAAAGGAAATTGCTCTGTTAAGAATTTGCAGAAATTAAAATAACGTATTTACCGAAAGATTTTTTAGAAAAAATTGGCTTGTCGCCAGTCTTTAGCGAAGGCTGTAGTTTTTCTTATACTATAAACCCTAAAATTTTATACTTTCCTATAGCGGAACAAAGGGAGTTGCAATTATACAAGGGTGTTAGGGATACAGCGAAAGTGAAATTGCTTACTACTAATATTTTTCATTATTATAGCTTTAAGATCGAGAGATTATAAAAGGTACTTGAAATAATTTTTCAAGTGCCTTTTTAATTAATCCATATTTCCGTAATCACGATAATTATATTTCTCCTTTAACAACTCTAGTCCTATTTCAAGTAAGTCTTTTGCTGTTCTATTAGTATAAGCCGCTAATTTCTTATACTCATGATGAACATAAGGATCTACTGCTAAACTCTTGTTCTTACCACCTTTACTTATCTGTTTTTCATTAATCATTAACTGACTTTCTCCTTTCAAGGTATTCGCCTATCAACAATTGATTATTATGTCATATAATATATCGGATATTTTATATGCATTATCAAGACATTACTTTCTATTTTTGAGTCATTTATTTTTTGTTTGAATTAGAGATGAAATCATCCGAATATTGAAAACTACCTATCAGGTCTCCTTTTACAGCCACTCGATTAAAAGGTTCGCTAGGAATATCGCATGTAAGTAAAGTTATTTCGTCTTTTCCTCTTTCTGCAACTACTTCCGTTTCATCCTCTTTTATTATTTCAGACGAATTCACCTTATATTCATATACTGTATCTTTATCTGTTACATATACCACATCACCAATATTTAGGCGTGGTATATCATGAAATAGCAAACCCCTCTTACGCATACGGTGTCCTGCGATAGCGTAATTACCTTTTCCTAATGTATTATAATCTTTCATTTCAGCTGCACCATGTAACAGACTTTCGTTGTTGACAGCACCATATATCGGTAACTGTAGATTCGTACTAGGAATGTATAAGAAAGCTACTGGGTTACCTTCATAATCAAGACTTTTTAAAACGTCTAATTCACTTGGTAAATCATGAACAGGCTCCGTTTTTTCATTATTGTTTTTACGATTATTATAAAGGTCAGCTTGCTTTAAATCATTCGTAATTCTGTTCATTGTTTTGTCTATCTTACCGTCAATTATAGCATTTTTTATAGCAGGACTAAAAAGGAAGATTATACCAACAGTAAGTAATATACTCACTAAGATTTTTTTCCACTTGCTCATTACTTTTCCCTCATTTCTTTTTTATTTTATACTTTCCTTTCTAAACATACCCACTACCTCTCACAGATTAAGTTTCCATTTGTCGGCTGGTTCTTTGGCAAAAGACACCTATGAGGAAAACTTCCCATTATTTACGGATAGTCGTCAACTTATCCCCGCCTCTGTAGTTCACTATTCGTTTGAGTCTACTTATCCGCCTACAGTCCTCTCGGTTTCCTGCATCTCCTTCAGACAACACCTCATGATGATGACCTAGATTAGGCTTCTTGGGTTGTACCAGCACTCCCAAGGAAGGACTTTCACCTTCAAGATATGAATCTTCTGGGACTCGGGAGTCGTTTTTACCTAGGTAACGTTCTCCAACTTTTAACAATTCATTTGTGTAACAAAGCTACACAAGGTACGACTGCCGTCAACGTAAGAGAGGCTGGGACATAAGCAAATACGAAATAGCAAAAACCGAACAATTCATTTATAATTGTTCGGTTTGTTTTTGTTAAAAAAATTCCTACCCTCGCTACGTCAACATATTTCGCTTTCCGCGGGCACGGCCTAAAGCTTCCTCGGAAAGCAAAGATCGCTTTCCTGTGGGATCTCTAGCTCGATCTATTCCCAGGAGGAGTCTACATATGTTGACTACGCTAAAAACTTGCGTATACATTAGAAAAGCTTGGCTTATCGCCAAATCCCTAGCGAAAGCCGTAGTTTTTCTTATACGATAAAGTGAAACTTCATTCAGTAGGAGTTTTCTTCCCTCTCCTACTGAATGTTAGTACCACAAGGGTATGACCTAAAGGCCCTTGAACCAATCGGGCATTTAGGTGCCGTTTTTTGCCACTTAGACTCTTTTGTATCAATTCAGGACTTGAAGTGGGAAACTTACGGCACCTTACATGCGGGATAAAGTGAAACTTCATTCCGTGGAATGCTTTTTACACGGAATGTTAATTGAACCAATCGGGCATTTAGGTGCCGTTTTCTCCCACTTTGACCCTTTGTATCAACTAAAGGCTCTTGAAGTGGGAAACTTACGGCACCTTACATGCGGGATAAACCCTAAAATTTTATACTTTCCTATAGTACTAGGACGATTTATGGTTCGTTTTTTAATCAGCTCCTTTTAGTTATGTCCCAGCCTCTTTAAGAAGTTTTATGCTTCTTTCTTCTTTTTGCGTTTAGATATGAATATAATCATACCAGCAAACGCAATAAACAATGTTCCTAATAAAATTGGTAAAGCTCCTGAAGTATCACCCGTTTTCGGTAGGACTTCAACTTCTTTTTCGTTCTCCATTTTAACTTTATCAGCTTGGCCATCTTTGGTGACTGTTTCAGCGGTCTTATCGCCTTTCGTGTTGAAAAGACCGGCTTTTACACCATTAAGCTTTTTGCCATCAGAGCCAACTTTTAAGCCTGCGGCAGCTCCCTTAATGCGCTTATTCTCAATCTCCACTTTAACGACTTGGCCATCCTTGGTGATCTCGATAGGGTACTCTTTATTGCTTACGACATAGCCATCAACACTTGCGATCTCTTTTACAACAGCCTTACCGTAGTCAACGTTAGTGAAGCTGAACTTTCCGCCATCTTTGGTGACTGTTTCAGCGGTCTTATCACCTTTCGTGTTGAAAAGACCGACTTTTACACCATCAAGCTTTTTACCATCAGAGCCAACTTTTAAACCTGCGACAGCTCCCTTAATGCGCTTATTCTCAATCTCCACTCTAACAACTTGGCCATCTTTGGTGATCTCAATAGGGTACTCTTTATTGCTTACGACATAGCCATCAACGCCTGCGATCTCTTTTACAACAGCCTTACCGTAGTCAACATTAGTGAAGCTGAACTTTCCGCCATCTTTGGTGACTGTTTCAGCGATCTTATCACCTTTCGTGTTGAAAAGACCGACTTTTACACCATCAAGCTTTTTGCTATCAGAGCCAACTTTTAGACCTT
This window harbors:
- a CDS encoding class A sortase, with the translated sequence MSKWKKILVSILLTVGIIFLFSPAIKNAIIDGKIDKTMNRITNDLKQADLYNNRKNNNEKTEPVHDLPSELDVLKSLDYEGNPVAFLYIPSTNLQLPIYGAVNNESLLHGAAEMKDYNTLGKGNYAIAGHRMRKRGLLFHDIPRLNIGDVVYVTDKDTVYEYKVNSSEIIKEDETEVVAERGKDEITLLTCDIPSEPFNRVAVKGDLIGSFQYSDDFISNSNKK
- a CDS encoding ABC transporter permease — its product is MQTLTELWNYYAQNYSYVWEEFYRHFLMSAYGVLFAAIAAIPVGIFIARHAKLSKWVFSFTNIIQTIPALAMLAVLMLVLGLGPNTVVASLFLYSLLPIVRNTYTGIRNVDQALIESGRGMGMTKFQLLRMVELPLALSVIMAGLRTALVISISIATIGAFIGGGGLGNIIIRGTNVSDGTAIILAGAIPTALMAVIADLGMGWLEKRLTPR
- a CDS encoding osmoprotectant ABC transporter substrate-binding protein; this encodes MMILALLLLNGCSLPGLSGSSTDTIKIGALNTSESMTVAYIIKQLIEHKTDYKAEIIGNMGSSIVQHQALEQGEVDITGTRYTGTDLPGTLQMELVTDTDEALKIVQREFQKRFDQTWFDPYGFENSYTFTVTSELAKEKNLKKVSDIEPYATDLRLGVDNAWLNREGDGYQGFIKTYGFEFGKTYPMQIGLVYQAVASGEMDVVLAYTTDGRIEEFNLVNLEDDKNFFPPYDASPVARNDLLKSHPEVRKVLESLAGKIDEDTMRYMNYEADVKMKEPYVVAKEFLEKNNYFED